The Herpetosiphonaceae bacterium DNA window GGGGGCCGGGCGAGTGGTTTACTGGCGTGGTATGGATCGATCCCTTGTTCGGGGCACATGCTCCGGCGCGGGCGGCCGGCAACGCCGTCACCTTTGAGCCCGGCGCGCGCACGGCGTGGCACACGCATCCGCTTGGGCAGGTCCTCATCGTCACGGCGGGTTGCGGCTGGGTTCAGCGCGACGGTGGCCCAATTGAGGAAATCCGTCCAGGCGATGTGGTGTGGTTCGAAGCCGGCGAGAAGCACTGGCACGGCGCTTCACCGACTACGGCGATGACGCATATCGCCATTCAGGAGGCGCTCGACGGCAAGGCGGTCGACTGGATGGAGCACGTCAGCGACGAGCACTACCAGGCCGGATGAGGGGCCGAATACGGGGGACAGCCATAGCAACCGTGTAGAGTGTCACCGTATCCTGTATGGCATGGCCGAGTGTGCTTCAGCCGATGGATGCCTTCCGAGCAGCACCGTCGGTCGTGCGTCTGGCCGAACACCCAGGGCACCGACCCAATGCCAGTCTTGCGCCCCTCCCCGGTGTCACGCAGGCCGCAGCTCAGCACCCTGGATCACACCGAGAATCATCGTGTGGGGATCACGCCTGGTGCTTGCTATACAGATCCCAGGATCGGGTCTATAATGCAGCGCCGGTTGGGAAGGCCAGGTTGTCGCGCTCCGGCACGTATAGTTTCATGCGGACCAGGTGATCCGTGTGAAAGGAGGCCCACGATGGCACGCGATGAACGAACCACACCGGGATTCCGATCAACCAGCATGCGCCGGTTCCGTCCAGTCGGGGTCCTGATCCTGGTGTGCCTCATGGTCGCAATCGCGCCGCGCGGCCAGCGCTCCGTGGCTGCCTCAGCGGCCAGTGCGGCGGTGCAGCGACGCGCCTACATCCCGGTTGCTACGAGCGTGACGGGGGGCGCTCCGGCACCGACGCCTCCGTCCGACGGGTCGCTGGCAGCGTTTCCAGGGGCAGAAGGGTTTGGTGCGATGACACCGGGCGGGCGCGGCGGACGCATTCTCTATGTCACCACGCTAGCGGACGCCGGACCGGGCAGCCTGCGCAGCGCGCTGACGGCGTCCGGCCCGCGCACCGTGCTCTTCCAGGTTGCGGGCACCATTACCTTGCGCGACGATATTGCCATTACCGCGCCGTTCCTGACGATTGCCGGGCAATCCGCGCCGGGCGAGGGGGTGCAGATCCAGGGCGGCATGCTCATGATCCGGACCCATGATGTCGTGATCCGCTACCTCCGCCTCCGCCCCGGCGACGCGCCCACCACCAGTGCCGTGGCTACGCGGGACGCGCTGGCGATCAACGGAACCGATCGGGATGCGGTCTACAATGTCGTGCTCGACCATTGCTCGCTGGTCTGGGGGCCTGACATTGGCGGCGCGTCCATCCTGAACGGTGCCCACGACATCACGATTCAACACGCGATCATTGGTGAAGGCCTGTACCTGTCGAACCATCCCGAGGCCACCCCGGCCCAACACGGCCACTCCTTCGGACTAAATATCACGCAATTGACGACGGATGTTTATCCCACACGCATCACCCTGCACCATAATCTCCTGACGACCTCGGACCAGCGGATGCCGCAGATCATGGGTGGCGCGCTGATTGAGGTGGTCAATAACGTCGTCTATAACTGGGGCGTGAGTCCGGCGCAGGGAAATCCGCGCTCCCTAAATCTGATCAACAACCTGTTTATTAAGGGGCCGATGACGACCACCCTGTTAGCCTGGGAAACCCGAACCAACTCTGAGAATCCCACGCTGCGTCCTGGCTCAGTGTATGAGCAGGGCACGGTGACGGAAGGATTTACCACCGTGCGCGGGAATCCACAAACCGTCTATGCCACCGCGCGCTTTGTGCCCTATTCGCTGCGCACAGCGCAGACCGCGCACGACGCATATCGCTGGATCCTCCAGGACGCTGGTGCGACACGTCCGGTTCGCGATAGCGCGGATCAGCGGATCATCGACAATGTGCGGACCCGGATGGGGACCTTCCCCAATGGGAATGCAGTGGTGTGGCCGAACCTCGCCGCTGGCCCGATCGCGGTCGATAGCGATCAGGACGGCATGGCGGATGCGTGGGAACAACACGCCTTTGGCACCGTGAGCCGTGGGACCCCGACGGATTCAAGCGGCGATTTCGATCACGATGGGTACACCGATGTCGAGGAATATCTCAACGGCTCGGACCCGCTCAGATAGTCGGTCAAGCGTCCCTGCCTGGTACACGGCAATCGCCAGATGGGTCGTGCCAGCGCGCCTCGTTGGTGATCGCTGTCGCCCGCGTGCGAGCTATACGCTCCAGCGCGCGCGTGCCTCGGCGTTGGCGGTCAACGCAACCTCGAACGCGCTGGGATCGTCGGCGAGGATCGCCTGCTCGAGCGGAGGCAGCGAGCAGGATGCCTGAGAGCCTCGATGTGAGAAAACCATACAAGCACGCTGGCTCGTCGGCTTCGCTAGGAACGTCTCGATACCTTCAGCGTCGGCTGGCAGTCCGGTATGCACGCCCTGCTGTCGCGCCTGCTCCATCCCCGCTGCAATCGCCGCCGATCGTTCGTGGGCGTGCTGCTCCAGCGCGCGCCTCGGCTTCGGCGGCCAGCGCCTGCTCGATCGCGCGGGGTACATCTTTAGGGCACAGGAGCGCCGATCCTGATCGCCGGATCTTCGTACAACCGCGTACAATAGATGTATGGAAGCGCGCCGACTATCAACGCTCCTGCGCACCCTGGGGATTACGCTGGGAGCTGTTGTGGTATTAACCCTCAGTCTGGTCATCCTCACGCCGGTGTTACAGCCAGCGAATCTCGTCTTGTGCTACGTCCCCCTGGTGCTGGTGGTCGCCATCGGGTTTGGTCGGGCTGCTGCCGTCGTCGCGTCCCTCGCCTCCTTTCTCGCCTATAATTTTGTTTTTGTCCCACCGCTGCACACGTTGGCGATTGAGGGGCGTCAGGATCTTCTGGAGCTGGCGATCTTTCTTGGTGTTTCCTTGGTCACGGGGACCCTCGCGGCACGCGAGCGCGAACAATCACGCGCGGTGCAGCGTCGTGCTGACCAAATGACGGCCCTCTACCAGCTCAGTCAGGACGTGAGCCGTGCCACGTCCTGTGCGGCCATCTTGCCTCATATCGCGGCATCCGCCCGTACGATCCTCGGCGCACCGGGGGTCGCGATTACCCTCCTGCTTGATGCGAATCAACCGCCCCTCGTTGCCCAGGCTGGTGTGCTTGAGGGGAGCCCCACCGATCGTATGCCCATCGCTGCTGGGAGTCAGCCGGTGGGTGAGATCCGCGCGTACGGACTCACGCGCTCCTTGCGGGATCAGGAGCCGGTCCTGCCCCTCTTGACCATGCTGAGTAACCTGCTGACCCTGATGGTTGAGCGGGAACGTGCGACCGAGGCCGCGATGCATACCTATGCGCTACAGGAAGCGGATCGCCTGAAGGGGATTCTCCTGTCATCGCTGTCACATGATCTGCGGACACCCCTGGCCGTCATCACCGGAGCCGCGAGTAATTTGCTTGATCCCACGA harbors:
- a CDS encoding cupin domain-containing protein; translation: MEIRRVGSQPSGRGPGEWFTGVVWIDPLFGAHAPARAAGNAVTFEPGARTAWHTHPLGQVLIVTAGCGWVQRDGGPIEEIRPGDVVWFEAGEKHWHGASPTTAMTHIAIQEALDGKAVDWMEHVSDEHYQAG
- a CDS encoding ATP-binding protein, whose protein sequence is MVLTLSLVILTPVLQPANLVLCYVPLVLVVAIGFGRAAAVVASLASFLAYNFVFVPPLHTLAIEGRQDLLELAIFLGVSLVTGTLAAREREQSRAVQRRADQMTALYQLSQDVSRATSCAAILPHIAASARTILGAPGVAITLLLDANQPPLVAQAGVLEGSPTDRMPIAAGSQPVGEIRAYGLTRSLRDQEPVLPLLTMLSNLLTLMVERERATEAAMHTYALQEADRLKGILLSSLSHDLRTPLAVITGAASNLLDPTMIWDSDTQRSFAAAIASEADRLNRLVRNLLEMSRLEAGAFRRQHTLVEIGDLIGATAQRLATYLHGYDLQVTVAPDLPLVLADAVQIDLVLSNVLENAVKFAPPHTSICVAARHTPEFVEVTVADEGPGVPLAMQHRIFEKFYRAAPPELGPGGSGLGLTICQGIIEAHGGRIWVENRPAGGLCVHFTVPTQPAATFGRSERAIGS